TTTGCTGCTGATCCCGTGCGTCCTCTTGATCTGGCGGGCTATGTTTATCTTTCTATGATTATagatttttttacttttcttgGTTTTTTTGCTAAAgtttctttcctttattttttatttttttggtggtAGGTCTCGATTGCAAGGACATGTAATTGCATCTATTCTCTACTTCAACAAAGGCAGCGCGACATTGAGTTTAGGGAGTTATCTAATGAGCAGAGGCAGAGGTGAAtttgtaatttatttattttttatcagattGATCTTTCTTGGTTTCCTAATTTGTAGGGATCCGCTAATCTTATTCCAATTAACTAATACGTGTAAGCGAAGTCTAAAAATCCAACCGTTTCCTTATCATAATTAGAAGAATTTGGGGTGATATTTGGCTCTGAATGGAATTTTCGGTCATTGCAAAGAGAAACTAGCATATTGTCTTTCCCAAAATAAAGAATATTGATAATGTCGATGGTGCTCTATTAATCTAGGCCAGAGTTTGACAAGTTCAGTTCATGTATATACAATGTTACTGAATCAGAGTGATTTTAGGTTTTTTGCGGTATTGGGGACATTGCATTATGTCTGGGTTTCTTAATATTTGGTCATTTACTAGTGATTATCAAGGTCAGGTTTCCTAGCATGTCATCATCCCAATTTAAATGCTGATAATGTTTCTATGAGTTGAGTATTAGTCTGTTACTGATCTGCCAAGAGGATCATGGTGCTTGTTTTGCTGGTCATCCGTCAACTTCTGAACCATAAACAATTGTGTACCAGATTCCCCTCTTTCTTGTTTGAAATAACTTATATGGATTTATAAATTGCATATTTTGCTGATATGATTTATATTTTCACCTCAACTACTTGCATAACTAAATGATTTCACCATATGTTCTCCCAATACTTTTAACATGCAGCTTTTTACTCACCACTCCAGAAAATTGTTTCAAGCAATGAAAGATATTACTGTAATGTCTACCTAAATAAATACACATCCCTAATCAATTAACCTTTTTTGTTTAGGGGATTTTCATGTCCTACATGAACATATAGCTTTGTATGGCTGGtgaaaatatgaaatttttttggGTGGTACACAGGAGGATTTAAGCTTTATATGTTAATATTAGTCATCTGGATTATCATTCTGTGCCCAATTGGGCTTCAAGATCTTTCCACTGGCCCAAGTCATCAAATTTAGTGCCCAAGCAGAAGTTGTCTGTGAGAACATCCATATCAGGGGCTGCTTAAATTGGAttagtttttttaattataaccGAAAATGGACAGTTTTTACATTTGCATTAGGTGCTTCTTCATGCCATTTTAAGCTAATAGCGAAAGGCACCTTTTCTTATGGCATTGCTGTTGTATAATTATAGATTGCAGTCGGATATATCAAGGTTGGAGGCCAAGGTTGAAAGGCTTGAGGCACAATTAGCTGCAAAAGATCGAGAGCTAGCCACTTTAACTCGAACGGTTGGTTCATTGTATTTCCTTGATAGATCAGTTCTTAAATGATGATGGAATAGTTAATCTTTTAACTCTTTTATGATCATCAGGAGGCTAAAAATACTGCAGCTTTGAAGGCTCAAATTGAAAAGTTGCAGCAGGAACGTGATGAATTTCAGCGAATGGTCATGGGTAATCAGGTGAGAAATACTTATCATTGCGCCTTTGCCCCTTCTCCTTTCTAGGAAAtatactttcttcttcttcttcctctgctTCTGTCCGAAGTCCATCACTCCTGATTCATTAATTTTCTTTGAAAAGCAAGTGCGCACACAACAAATAcatgaaatgaagaaaaagagaaggaataCATCAAACTACAGGTAATGTTATTGCTACAGTGTACAGTTACATAATCAGGAATTCATTTGGCAAAAGTTTTCATTAATCATATCATGGAACATgccaaaatttatttattaaatcacCGGGGTCTTAATCTGTTGTTTTGCAGGAGAGGCTAAACCAAGTGTTAATGgagaaaaagaaggaatctcGGTCAGGGATGGAGATAATGAACTTACTGCAGGTTTTGTTAaagttatttttattatcaatttatagttCTAACAAGCAGACTACATCCATAAATGCAGTCTTGGAAAATTCTCCATATTAAATTTGTTTACATCAATCCTCATGTGCTTAGCATCACATTTTTTAAAACCTTTTTGGGCTTTCAATTCTACTTTTGCATACCTGGCACAGCTTTTTGATGCTTCAAGTAATTAAGAATATTTCCACCTGATGTTGCTTGTTGTTAATGGCAACAGAAAGAAGGGCGTCAGCGTGGAACATGGAATGGAAAGAAGGCTGACAGTGATTTCTATAAAATGATTGTAAGAAAAATGTTCAACTCGATCAATTGGTTCTTGTGGTCAGTTATTTCCTTAATGTCTTCCATGATACCGGTAGGTTGATGCATatgaagtaaagaagcaagagttGATGGCAGAGAACTCTGATTTGCGGGCTTTACTACGTTCTATGCAGGTAGAAACATGTAATAATAAGCTGTTAAGAATTTTTTCTAATCACCTTTTGTCTTTACTTGTTTACTGCTACATAATCATATGGAACTTTCTAGTTGTCAAAAATAATTGCTTGTAATCTTGGGCTTCTCTAGACAATTAATTTGTGGTACTGGGATTTTGTTGAGTGATAGGCTACATTTAGTAgttttagggtttttttttttttttttttttttaaatttaaaggtTATGGCAAATTAGCTATTCTTTATGCCATTTTTTTCGGTTGATGTTGTCAAGACTTAGGAGTTTGTAAACAAGTTATTCTTTCAATATCTCTAGTGAAGAATTGAATTTGTTTTacctgctttctttctttcttccttcctttcttattTCTTCCCAATCTGGTAAAGGCATTGTTCTAAAATTTACCACAATTATTAAACTTTGCTGAGTTTGTCTCACTTCatataataacaagtatataCTGCTGATAATGTTTGAATCTTACAAGTTCTATGAGTCTTGGTGGGTTAATAACAACTGATGATGCCTTGCTTCTTGTTGTTGGTTACTGCCAATTGTCACTGGATGTCATTACTGCTACACTTTGAATGGTACATTTGGGTTGAATCATTAGGAAAGAAGGCTTTTCTATGGTATTGCTACTCGCAAGATAAGGAAAGATGGTTATAGCATATTATTCTGCAATTGTCTATGAAGTCCAATGGCTCTTCGTAGTCCTTAACCTTAATTTACTAGAAGTTCAGCTTTAGTTCTTACAGAAACCTATAAAATTCTGTTTATGTTATTGCCACTACATTTTAACCGCTGTAAATGGTTTAGGCATTGGAAAAGAAGGCATTTTAATGTATCGCTACTTCCGAGTGAATGAAAGACTGCTACAGCAGAATATTCGGGAATGGCCAAATGaagtccaagagtctgaattggctCTTGGCCTTTGTTTGAATGTTTGTTGTCGATTTAACTTTACTTATTTACTTCttgaaatctttaaaaaaatcctTTGCTCTATCTTACATCGAATAAACTGCATGGGGGGGGGATACGTTTTATTCGGAAAACTAACTTGACATTATAGTGTGTCACTTACAATATGGGCTTCtatatttcattttcttttctagtTCATTTAGTTTATTGTTTCTATTTAGTATATTTATCTGTTGCTTTCTCTTCTGGTACAGATTTCCTGTTGGCAATGATAGAGTTAAGAACCATACATGTTGATCCAGtccctatattattttttttggttgtgcgcataattctttttttattaatttatttcttGTGCAATCAAGGTGTATCTTTTAAAACAAAAATCAATTTGAGACACGGTGGCGAATCATATCAAATAAAGGTCGGAAGATAATGTCCTTTTGGGTGGCATAAACCATAAATAGTGAAGACTCTAAAAGAATTTGTTACGGTGGTACCGTGGATATCTTGGATCTGTGTGTTATCAAGACATACCTCAGGCCGTCGTGCTATCGCTGTGGCTATTGACTTAAGCACAGAGTTGAGGTATGCGGAGCCGAGCTATCTACATCCTGTCTGCTGCGTGGCTTATTCAGCACGTGAGCTGTCTCCGTTACCTCGATCAACGAGTCTTTTGACACGTGCAGCAGCTGTCCACCTTAAGTGGATAGGCTCAGAGGTAATCGCCTCCCGTAATTTCATGAGAGCGATTAAGGGCTAAAATATCTCATCCGCAATGGCATATTTAAGGACCCTGCAATCTTGGGATTGCACGATTTCACAACTGTTCGATGACattctatataaacaatcaaaatCCCGAGGATCAAGGTAAGCAATCTCTCTCAGAGAATCCGTTGTtgctcttttattttttgatttctgatttgagtgtcggaggatcctCGTCGGAGCAAAAATCTTTGGTTCAGACTTGCTTTGCAGGTCGCTCCAGCATTCCTGTGCAAGGCTTGGTCACCCGTCTTCTGACCTCCACAAGAAcgagcagcaacagatagaggaagggccaATCTTCATTATGCCACCAAAGCGAATATCATTCCGACTCTCCAACGCCACCGCCTCCCGCCAGGCGGAGAGCTTGGCCAATAGCTAGGCGCAGCAACCAACGATGGAGACTCCACCAACCTAGCCAGCACTGGTCACGGCGGACCAGTTCAACCTGCTCTTCTAGCTGGTCCAAAATTTGATGGTTGCTGTTCAAGCAGTCTAGACTGTTCTTGCGCCTCCTGCAATGGTGCCATAGCCTGCTTAGGTTGCCTTTGCACCTTCAACGGTGCAGCTAGTGGTTTTCTCAACGGCGCCATCAGTGCCTCCCGCGGTGGTGCCCCCATCAAATTTGGCTCCGCACTCGGCTCCTCAGCTACCACCACAATCGGAGCCGCGTGTGCTTCCACAGTCTGGAAAGGAGGCAGACCCACCAGAGTCGTCCTAGGACCCAGCAATCAACCAGACAGCGATCTCATAGCTCACGATCAGGGCATGATTCAATCCCTGATCGCCATTCTCCTTAGCATTCGGAGGCCTGCACCGTCTGCGATCTTGCTATGGAGAGACGGTTCCAGGCAATCGATCAGCAGATTAATGCCGCCCTCAACAATACTTAGCGCAGCCCTACGATGGATTCAACGGTGAGCCACCCTTTGTTCAGAGGATAGTGCAGGTGCCACTCCCTCGGCACTTCAAGGTGCTGCAATTTGATACCTACGATGGGACTGCCGACCCTGTCGACCAtctagagacattcaaggcagcGATGCTCCTTCAAGGAGCTACAGATGCTATCTTTTGTCGAGCGTTCCCTACTACTCTTAAGGGGGCGGCTCGATAGTGGTATTTGAGTCTGAAGCTGGTTTTCATTAACTCTTTCGAAGAGTTGTACCGGTCTTTCGTCGGtcattttgtcagtagccgaTGATAGCAGAAACGATCCGACTACCTCCACACCATGAAACAGGAGGGGAAGTCAATCCGCACCTTTGTCAGCCGTTTCAATGCGGCCACTTTGGAGATTCGTGATCTAAACCAGTCGGTCGCGATGGTCGCCATTATGAGCGATCTACCGAAGAATGACTTAAAAAAGTCATTGACCAAGATTTATCCTCGAAATTGTTTCGATATGCTTGTCTGTGCAGAGAAGTACGCTCGTATGGAGAAAGTTTTTGCAGAGGAGACTCCAGACAGTTTTGTTACAATAGGACGGAATAAGGAGCGCTCTCCAAGATGGGAGGGGAGAACCTGCCAGCGCTCCCGATCTCCATCTCGGAGGTGGAAAAATGGGGGCTGGAATCGTCGATCTCGGAGTCTTCAGAGAAGGGATTGACAGTCCTTACCTCCAAGGCGTTATACTAATTACACACCTTTGACTGTTTACAGGGGAGAGGTACTAGTAGAGATACGAGCCGAGTTGCCTCAGCCTTCAAGGTTATGGACGAGGCTAGAGCACCGTCGTGATTCAAGTAAATACtactaccatcatgaccacggtcATGACGTTGAAGATTGCATTTAGCTTCGGGTCAAGATCGAGAGGCTCGGCAGGTAGGGGAGATTGAATCACTTTATCCGAGGGGAGCACCTCAACGTCGACCTCCGAGGGCTCAGcagccaccttctttgcctcattAACCATTCCCTCTGCCTCAGTCGTAGTCAGTTAAGGCTACAAATGGATCGGGTTGATCCGTGATCCGCCCCAACCCGATCCGATTAGACCCGACCCGAATCCATTTAAAAGATCCATGGAGTCGGGTCGGGTTTAAAAATTGGATTCATTTCTTTTTTCGGATCGGGTTTGGATTTTTTGAATTTGGATTCGACCATATCCGTAGAGATTTTTGGATTAATTTGGATCTTAAGATACATGATCtgacccgatccgatccgattcgGACCTAAATATAGGACTCGAACCCAGTTAGAGTGACGTACCCAAATAAGGGTTTGGGCTTGggccaaaaattttcaaattcttcGGTCTTTCGGGAGCATATGCTCAACCTATACCACGAGATCAGAGTACGAGGTTTGAAGGTCTTTCTCATTTCTTCCAGACGGGAGCATCTGAGGGACGCCACTATCGACAAGCATGTCAAGGTTGGGTACCTCGGTTGGATCGATTTGATCTTAAGATTTGTCGTTCCTATCTCCTACAATCTCTATATTTTGATGCCGTATGTTCTAATTCTTCTTTATTTGGTTGAGTCATGATTTTTTTTAGCGCTAAAGTGCTAGAAggcaacaataataataataaaaagttcTAATTTTCGAGTGATCTGGTAAGTTTAGTGCTAAAGAActgaaatcagaaaaaatatcatATTGGAAAAGGCTCCCATCAAGCCCATCCATTTGTAGATCATGGATACTTTCATGATCAATAATAATCAGGGGGCAACAATATGTGACCTCCTATTTCCATCAAATTTTTTTCCATATGATTTCTGGATATAAATACAAACATTTAAGCTCCTTCAGTTTGCAACTAATGACTGTCATTTATATGATTCAGGTGCGCAGAAGACTGCTACGATGCGGTCGCGAATTATAAGGTCGAGAAAAGGAGAAAGTTGATAGAGCAAGGCTACTGCTTGTGGGGGATTATGGGAGACCAATGGTGCAGTTTTGTAGGCCACCCCAGTGCCAACAGAACATTCAAACTCCCAAATCCCATGTACTAtgatgcttgaaattttttccttgcttttttttttttggtggattcCCTCTTCCCGTTCCATCAATATATAATCCGCCACTTCAGCAATATAAGCAAGGAGGCCTTTCTTAGTTGTCATTTAGCATCAGTATTCACTGATAGTaggtttcaaataaattaaacccGTGATCCGATCCGAACCGGATGCGAACTGGACCCGCATTTCATGGATTGGGGTTGGGTTATATATGAACCCGATCCGACTCGATCCGATTTTTTATCGAGATGGGTATGGGTCTATATCAAGACTCGATCAagaaatcggatcggatcgggatcactTGGGACCCGGTctgacccgacccatttgcaggcCTACAATTAGTATCGGTGCAGCAAAAAAGGTAAGAAGCAGGGGGATCGGTGGTAGCAGAAGACTGACCCCTATGGGGAGAAATCTATATAATAATCGGAGGGTCGTTAGCGTAGCTTCCGGAAGCGAAGAGGCCAAGGCTCGAGGATAGGCACAAAGATGCCATCATCTTCACCGAGCAGGATGCGGAGGGTGTGCTAGCTTCGCACAATGATACGGTGGTTATAACTGTGAATATCGTTGATTATAATGTACATTGTgtatttattgataatgaaagcttgaTTGATGTTTTGTATTACTCTATCTTCTCCCAAATGAGATTCACTCCAGACCAGCTAAGTAGGTTCGATACCCCGATTCAGGGTTTCTCTGAAGGTTCAGTGATTTCGGAGGAAATGATTAAGCTGTCTGTTACTGTGGGCACCCCATCGCAGTGAACAATGATCCAAATCAACTTTCTGGTGGTTAAACTTTCTTTGGCCTATAATGCAATCCTTGGTCGTCCAAGCTTGTGGATTTTAAAGGCTGTAGTGTCGAGCTATTACTTGATGGTGGAGTttccaacaagaatggagtaagGCAGATCCGAGGCAACCAGATCATGGCTTGTCAATGTTTTGCTACCAAGCTTCAAACAGAAGGCCAGCCATCCCAAGCGGAGGAACAACCTGAACTTCTGATAGGGCTGGACGCCCGAGATGATCTGTCCGAGGAGCGTGCCCAGCCATCTGAGGATCTCGAGGTCCTGCTGAGGAAAGAGAACTCCAACTAGACATTGAAGATCGGCTTACATCTGGATGAGGTAATCAAGGCTCGACTAACCACTCTTTTACAGAAAAATACAGACCTCTTTGCCTGGTCGGCTACTGACATATCTGGCATATATCCAAAGGTGATGTCTTATCATCTGAAGGTGGATTCGACTTATCGTCCGATGAAGCAGAAGAAGCGAAGCTTCGTCTCGAAGCGCCAGAAGGCCGTATTTGAGGAAGTAGATAAGCTACTCAAGGCTGGTTTCATCAGAGAAGTGATGTATCCAGACTGATTGGCGAATGTAGTCTTGATCAAGAAGACAAATAGAAAGTGGCGTATGTGCATCGACTTTATCGATCTGAACAAAGCTTGTCCCAAGGACAGT
Above is a genomic segment from Elaeis guineensis isolate ETL-2024a chromosome 1, EG11, whole genome shotgun sequence containing:
- the LOC105039269 gene encoding LOW QUALITY PROTEIN: uncharacterized protein (The sequence of the model RefSeq protein was modified relative to this genomic sequence to represent the inferred CDS: inserted 1 base in 1 codon) codes for the protein MSATQSEYDLVASGGPRFGIGEYAFADAGKVEHCAKYLNQTLVTFGFPASLDLFAADPVSIARTCNCIYSLLQQRQRDIEFRELSNEQRQRLQSDISRLEAKVERLEAQLAAKDRELATLTRTEAKNTAALKAQIEKLQQERDEFQRMVMGNQQVRTQQIHEMKXKEKEYIKLQERLNQVLMEKKKESRSGMEIMNLLQKEGRQRGTWNGKKADSDFYKMIVDAYEVKKQELMAENSDLRALLRSMQMDMRDFLNAPNGLSQQTVTVNEKQEAGSPQSPLGGRTDVFDLPFHMARVQIEESLRTKMSSIKARMLQLQDAQKGAELTSEATERELELEAQLVEARSIIQEQASIMSKHFAKSEKPRILSGHLDAEREGIHSASAEAV
- the LOC140854814 gene encoding acid phosphatase 1-like; protein product: MLNLYHEIRVRGLKVFLISSRREHLRDATIDKHVKVGYLGWIDLILRFVVPISYNLYILMPYVLILLYLVESWCAEDCYDAVANYKVEKRRKLIEQGYCLWGIMGDQWCSFVGHPSANRTFKLPNPMYYDA